The genomic window AAATCATCTGAGCATCATTTTCCAACATTTCAAAGGAACGTGGTTTGAGGGATAGGTTCAAGGTACGATCCACTTCACGGAAACCGATGACACGCGCATCTAGCACTTGCCCCAAACGTGGCTCTGCGTAACGTTCACTTGGGTGAATGAAACCAAGCATGTTATTCTCTGGTAGGTAAACAAATGTTCCTGACAGCTTGAGACGGTAAACAATGGCTGGCCAGTTTTGGTTCTGCATGTTGTTGTAGGCAGGACGAGCCAGACGTTGGAAGTCTTCCTGATAAGCCAAGAGTCCCCAGATTCGGTCTTTCTTGTCTACTTCTAGACGAATATAAAGTTTATCGCCCTTCTTGGGCCAGAGCTCTTTTAGTTCAGGTAGGATATCCAGTGACACTACGATTTCCTTGTCAGGAAGTCCTGTATCAACAAAGACACCCAAATCCTTACGCACTTCTGTTACAGTTCCCCAACCAAATTGGTCCTGAGTTGCAGTCACTTCTAGAGTTGTCAAGCGTAATTTTTGCTTCATATCCGTGTAGGCAAAACCTTTGACCGTATCCCCTACTGTATGTTGGCCTTCTTCCTTGGCAAGGGCGTAGGTCTGACCATCCTTTTGTACAAAGTAAAAACGGTCATTTTCATCGATGATGAGTCCAACGATAAAACTTGCAAGATTTGTATTCATATTTCCTTCTTTCGAATAAAACTCAGCCAGCAATGCCAACTGAGTTTTTCTGTTTATTTCTTAGACTTCCAAGATTTCTTTTTCTTTATTGGCAGTCATGTCGTCGATGTGTTTCACAGCATCGTCTGTTACTTTTTGAATATCTTTTTCAAGAGTCTTCAATTCGTCTTCAGTGATTTCTTTTGCTTTTTCTTGCTTTTTAGCTTCGTCCATAGCGTCGCGGCGGATGTTGCGAACAGCCACTTTAGCATTCTCACCGACCTTCTTCACTTCTTTGGCAAGGTCACGACGAGTCTCTTCTGTAAGAGCTGGGATAACCAAGCGGATCACAGAGCCGTCATTAGCTGGTGTGATACCTAGATCAGAAGCGTTCAAGGCACGTTCGACGTCTTTCAATGAAGACTTGTCAAATGGTGTCACTAACAAGACACGCGCTTCTGGAATAGTAATAGAAGCGATTTGGTTAAGAGGAGTTTCGACTCCATAGTACTCTACGTGGATACGGTCTAGCAAGCTCGCGTTGGCACGACCGGCACGGATACCACCAAATTCACGAGCGAGTGATTGGTGAGACTGGGTCATTCTCTCTTTAGCTTTTTCTACAATTGCGTTAGCCATAATTTTCTTATTCCTTTTCTTCGATATTGTTTGAAACTGTTGTTCCGATATTTTCACCAAATACGACACGTTTGATATTGCCTGGTTGGTTCATGTTAAAGACAACCAAGTCAATGTCGTTGTCCATAGAGAGGGTTGAAGCTGTTGAATCCATGATACGAAGACCTTTGTTGATAACATCACGGTGAGTCAATTCTTCAAACTTAACGGCAGTCTTGTCTTTCTTAGGATCAGCATTGTAAACACCATCTACGCCATTTTTAGCCATAAGAATGGCATCCGCTTCGATTTCAGCTGCACGAAGGGCTGCTGTTGTATCTGTTGAGAAGTAAGGTGAACCAATCCCAGCACCAAAGATAACGATACGGCCTTTTTCAAGGTGGCGAAGGGCACGTCCACGTACATAAGGTTCTGCCACTTGTTGCATGGCAATGGCTGTTTGTACACGCGTATCGACACCAACTTGTTGCAATGAATCTGCCATCACAAGAGCATTCATAACAGTCCCAAGCATTCCAGTGTAATCTGCCTGAACGCGGTCCATTCCTGCTTCTGCAGCAGGTTCCCCACGCCAGAGATTTCCTCCACCAATAACAAGGGCAATTTCGATACCTAAGCTATGAACTTCTTGAATCTCTTTTGCGATTGTTTGAACTGTTTGGATATCAATCCCTACGCCACGTTCACCGGCAAGGGCTTCACCTGATAACTTGATTAAAATACGTTTATACTTGGGATTCGCCATTTTTACTCTCCTTTTTTTATCCTACCTATTTTATCACAATTTCTAAGATTTTTATAGTATCATGAGCAATTCTTTCAAAAAAATTAGACAGTTAAAAATTCCTCTAAGTCGGTAAGAGCACGCTCTGCAATTTTTTCATAACGAGCCTTCTTATCACGGATACGCTCGCCATCCAATTCCTTGATAATCCCAAAATTGACATTCATTGGTTGGAAATGTTTGCTATCAGCGTGAGTGATGTAATGAGCTAGACTTCCGATCGCTGTGGTCTCTGGGAAGATAGCTTCACTTTCACCCTTGAAGAGTCGAGCAGCGTTAATACCTGCAACCAAGCCTGAGGCTGCTGACTCAACATAGCCTTCCACACCCGTCATTTGACCAGCAAAGAAGAGGTTGGGTTGTTTCTTAGAACGGTAAGTCTGTTCAAGAAGATTTGGTGAATCCATGTAAGAATTGCGGTGCATGACCCCATAACGGACAAACTCAGCATTTTCAAGACCTGGAATCATTTGGAAAACACGCTTTTGCTCCCCCCATTTGAGGTGGGTTTGGAAACCAACGATATTGTAGAGGCTACCAGCCGCATTGTCCTGACGAAGTTGAACAACTGCATAAGGGGTTTTAAATTCGCCATCACGAGGTCCTGTGTAGTCGTCTGGATACTCCAGACCAACTGGTTTCATAGGACCATAAAGCATGGTTTTAATGCCACGCTTAGCCATGACTTCGATAGGCATACAACCTTCAAAGTACTTTTCTTTTTCAAAGGAATTGAGCGGTGCTTCTTCCGCATTGACCAAGGCTTCATGGAAATCCATAAACTCTTGCTTGGTCATTGGAGCATTGAGGTAGGCCGCCTCTCCCTTGTCATAACGAGACTTGAGATAGACCTTGCTCATATCAATGGTGTTGACATCGATAATCGGCGCCGCCGCGTCGTAGAAATAGAAACCATCGCCGTCATTAAGGGCATGAATCTTTTCAGCTAGGGCATCGCTGGTTAAAGGACCAGTAGCGACAACTGTAATAACATCGGTCGGCA from Streptococcus oralis includes these protein-coding regions:
- the cvfB gene encoding RNA-binding virulence regulatory protein CvfB, producing MNTNLASFIVGLIIDENDRFYFVQKDGQTYALAKEEGQHTVGDTVKGFAYTDMKQKLRLTTLEVTATQDQFGWGTVTEVRKDLGVFVDTGLPDKEIVVSLDILPELKELWPKKGDKLYIRLEVDKKDRIWGLLAYQEDFQRLARPAYNNMQNQNWPAIVYRLKLSGTFVYLPENNMLGFIHPSERYAEPRLGQVLDARVIGFREVDRTLNLSLKPRSFEMLENDAQMILTYLESNGGFMTLNDKSSPEDIKATFGISKGQFKKALGGLMKAGKIKQDQFGTELI
- the trmFO gene encoding methylenetetrahydrofolate--tRNA-(uracil(54)-C(5))-methyltransferase (FADH(2)-oxidizing) TrmFO, producing the protein MSQSYINVIGAGLAGSEAAYQIAERGIPVKLYEMRGVKSTPQHKTDNFAELVCSNSLRGDALTNAVGLLKEEMRRLGSVILESAEATRVPAGGALAVDRDGFSQMVTEKVANHPLIEVVRDEITELPTDVITVVATGPLTSDALAEKIHALNDGDGFYFYDAAAPIIDVNTIDMSKVYLKSRYDKGEAAYLNAPMTKQEFMDFHEALVNAEEAPLNSFEKEKYFEGCMPIEVMAKRGIKTMLYGPMKPVGLEYPDDYTGPRDGEFKTPYAVVQLRQDNAAGSLYNIVGFQTHLKWGEQKRVFQMIPGLENAEFVRYGVMHRNSYMDSPNLLEQTYRSKKQPNLFFAGQMTGVEGYVESAASGLVAGINAARLFKGESEAIFPETTAIGSLAHYITHADSKHFQPMNVNFGIIKELDGERIRDKKARYEKIAERALTDLEEFLTV
- the frr gene encoding ribosome recycling factor, giving the protein MANAIVEKAKERMTQSHQSLAREFGGIRAGRANASLLDRIHVEYYGVETPLNQIASITIPEARVLLVTPFDKSSLKDVERALNASDLGITPANDGSVIRLVIPALTEETRRDLAKEVKKVGENAKVAVRNIRRDAMDEAKKQEKAKEITEDELKTLEKDIQKVTDDAVKHIDDMTANKEKEILEV
- the pyrH gene encoding UMP kinase, encoding MANPKYKRILIKLSGEALAGERGVGIDIQTVQTIAKEIQEVHSLGIEIALVIGGGNLWRGEPAAEAGMDRVQADYTGMLGTVMNALVMADSLQQVGVDTRVQTAIAMQQVAEPYVRGRALRHLEKGRIVIFGAGIGSPYFSTDTTAALRAAEIEADAILMAKNGVDGVYNADPKKDKTAVKFEELTHRDVINKGLRIMDSTASTLSMDNDIDLVVFNMNQPGNIKRVVFGENIGTTVSNNIEEKE